In Xyrauchen texanus isolate HMW12.3.18 chromosome 14, RBS_HiC_50CHRs, whole genome shotgun sequence, the following are encoded in one genomic region:
- the LOC127655086 gene encoding four and a half LIM domains protein 2: MTERYDCHYCKESLFGKKYVLREENPYCVKCYESLYSNTCEECKKPIGCNSRDLSYKDRHWHEDCFHCFQCKRSLVDKPFSTKDEQLLCTECYSNEYSSKCHECKKTIMPGSRKMEHKGNSWHETCFTCQRCQQPIGTKSFIPKDNHNYCVPCYEKQFAMQCVHCKKPITTGGVTYHDQPWHKDCFLCTGCKQQLSGQRFTSRDDFAYCLNCFCNLYAKKCASCTTPISGLGGSKYISFEERQWHNDCFNCKKCSVSLVGRGFLTERDDILCPECGKDI, translated from the exons ATGACTGAGCGTTATGATTGTCACTACTGTAAGGAATCCCTGTTTGGGAAGAAGTATGTCCTTCGTGAGGAGAACCCATACTGTGTGAAGTGCTATGAGAGCCTGTACTCCAACACCTGTGAGGAGTGCAAGAAACCCATCGGCTGCAACAGCAGG GATCTGTCCTACAAGGATCGTCACTGGCATGAGGACTGTTTCCACTGCTTCCAGTGCAAGCGCTCACTGGTGGACAAACCCTTCTCCACCAAAGACGAGCAGCTCCTGTGCACTGAGTGCTATTCTAATGAGTACTCCTCCAAATGCCATGAATGTAAGAAGACCATCATGCCTG GCTCAAGGAAGATGGAGCATAAAGGAAACAGCTGGCATGAGACCTGCTTTACCTGCCAGCGCTGCCAGCAGCCGATTGGCACAAAGAGCTTCATCCCTAAAGACAACCACAATTATTGCGTGCCCTGCTATGAAAAGCAGTTTGCCATGCAGTGTGTTCACTGCAAGAAG CCCATCACCACCGGGGGTGTGACCTATCATGACCAACCATGGCATAAGGACTGCTTCTTGTGCACTGGCTGTAAGCAGCAGCTGTCTGGCCAGCGCTTCACCTCTCGTGATGACTTCGCCTACTGCCTTAATTGCTTCTGCAACTTATATGCCAAGAAATGTGCCTCCTGCACCACTCCCATCAGTG GACTCGGGGGAAGCAAGTACATCTCCTTTGAGGAGCGTCAGTGGCACAATGACTGTTTCAACTGCAAGAAGTGCTCAGTCTCTCTGGTAGGCAGAGGTTTCCTGACCGAGAGGGATGACATCCTGTGCCCTGAGTGTGGCAAAGACATCTGA